A region of Salinibacter sp. 10B DNA encodes the following proteins:
- a CDS encoding AI-2E family transporter → MPDDATPSAPSTKHDRQDGSRDDSSSNAQGESAGPALYQRIGTGGGVPSAAETGSSVYTVDRVVRFVLGATGVALAGGLLWYFAGLVLYLVVGGVLAYLLRPLVDWQQRLGLGRVPAILVTFVLGLGGMGFVLTSIVPFVGEQVRELSQLISIDLAKDVATYLENRARQVAPIEQGVLVRNVERMAQALVQGDLVKGDQMAETVGSVVAVFTNIVYAVVIIPFVTFFLLKDGLQIRRSLMRLVPNQYLEVTLAILDKVESNIGRYFWALLVQCTSIAIISSILLWIVGLQNAIAIGIFTGLANTIPYFGPFLGFLCGTLVGIAQTGNLILVPWVALAMALTQLADNVLLQPLIFSRAAKAHPLVILFVVLIGAQLGGIIGMLVAIPLTTTVRVVVEQLLWSLRNYRILRSS, encoded by the coding sequence ATGCCAGACGATGCGACTCCTTCGGCGCCGTCGACGAAACACGACCGGCAGGACGGCTCGCGAGACGACTCTTCCTCTAACGCACAGGGCGAATCTGCCGGCCCTGCGCTTTATCAGCGCATCGGGACGGGCGGGGGCGTACCGTCCGCTGCCGAAACGGGATCGTCGGTCTATACCGTTGATCGAGTCGTGCGCTTTGTGTTAGGGGCCACGGGCGTGGCCCTCGCGGGGGGACTGCTCTGGTACTTCGCTGGGTTGGTGCTGTACCTCGTGGTGGGCGGTGTGCTAGCCTACTTGCTTCGGCCCCTCGTCGATTGGCAGCAGCGCCTAGGGCTCGGTCGAGTGCCTGCCATTCTCGTCACCTTTGTGTTGGGATTGGGGGGCATGGGGTTTGTACTCACTTCCATCGTCCCCTTCGTGGGAGAGCAGGTGCGAGAGCTCAGTCAGCTCATCAGTATCGATTTGGCCAAGGACGTGGCTACCTACCTCGAGAATCGGGCGCGCCAGGTAGCTCCCATTGAGCAGGGGGTGCTCGTACGAAACGTCGAACGGATGGCCCAAGCCCTCGTGCAAGGCGATCTGGTGAAGGGCGACCAGATGGCCGAGACGGTTGGGTCGGTCGTTGCGGTCTTCACCAACATCGTCTATGCCGTCGTCATCATTCCCTTCGTCACGTTCTTTTTGCTGAAGGATGGCCTCCAGATTCGCCGAAGTCTGATGCGCCTGGTTCCGAATCAGTACCTGGAGGTGACGCTTGCCATTCTGGACAAGGTCGAGAGCAATATCGGACGGTACTTCTGGGCTCTGTTGGTACAGTGCACGTCCATAGCAATTATCTCCTCTATCCTCTTGTGGATTGTCGGGCTTCAGAATGCGATCGCGATTGGCATCTTCACCGGGCTCGCCAATACAATCCCATACTTCGGTCCCTTCTTGGGCTTTCTCTGTGGGACGCTCGTTGGCATTGCCCAAACCGGCAATTTGATCCTCGTGCCGTGGGTGGCCCTTGCCATGGCCCTCACGCAATTGGCGGACAACGTATTGCTCCAGCCCCTGATTTTTTCGCGTGCCGCCAAGGCGCACCCACTCGTCATTCTCTTCGTGGTCCTGATCGGCGCTCAGCTGGGGGGCATTATCGGAATGCTTGTCGCCATTCCGCTGACCACGACGGTCCGGGTGGTGGTGGAGCAGCTCCTGTGGAGCCTGCGCAACTACCGAATCCTGCGCAGTTCATAG
- a CDS encoding sigma-70 family RNA polymerase sigma factor, giving the protein MADPSFDPAQVRRAQDGDEQAWNDLLRRLEPVLRGYFIKRIGKEPDVDDLVQNTLMRLHKGLEDLEKPGSLKSFAMKAALFELQDYYRGRYDMKETLYDPELPSKRTTEPEDRSAHVDVEKALEALTPKARRIMELREYGYLYREIAQMLDTTEAAVKMQVKRAFETMRDALGVLLTLLWFGF; this is encoded by the coding sequence ATGGCTGATCCTTCTTTTGATCCCGCCCAAGTCCGCCGTGCCCAGGATGGGGACGAGCAGGCATGGAACGACCTACTCCGGCGCCTCGAGCCCGTGTTGCGGGGGTACTTCATCAAGCGGATTGGGAAAGAACCCGACGTGGATGACCTCGTGCAGAACACGCTCATGCGGCTGCACAAGGGACTAGAGGACCTCGAAAAGCCCGGTAGTCTGAAGTCGTTTGCCATGAAGGCGGCGCTCTTTGAATTGCAAGACTACTATCGGGGGCGGTACGACATGAAAGAAACGCTGTATGACCCGGAATTGCCCTCAAAGCGTACGACAGAGCCGGAGGATCGGAGTGCCCACGTGGACGTGGAGAAAGCCTTGGAGGCCTTGACCCCGAAAGCTCGACGGATCATGGAACTCCGGGAGTACGGGTACCTCTACCGAGAAATTGCTCAAATGCTCGACACCACGGAGGCGGCTGTAAAGATGCAGGTAAAGCGGGCCTTCGAGACGATGCGCGATGCCCTGGGGGTATTGTTAACGCTTCTTTGGTTTGGCTTTTGA
- a CDS encoding FecR domain-containing protein, whose product MEDIFDTLLFGNPTEDERTVLRERFEEEPALAEAWAHWRAARRRVRERLRDQLSDRRLLVLYVLEQEGDEEVLTPSEQEALAEARDDIARAIDIIPALERVVERIREERTDFNELWETHADDLVEGEAASGGGAQDGRAPQRNERAPRPPQSQQGTSVQRWARRLAGAATVVALAVMAVFFWPQEPEEAMNTVTVADGTVRTVALEDGSTVRLVGPATLHHPAQPSQTTRRVTLDRGRAFFDVQQTTTSFVVNTPTATATVLGTQFGVTTAADTTEVVLAEGSVRVGAAASSGESVVLQPGQKSWVAIGEAPASPSSVDLTTALEWTGLFVFRSVPMETVAQRLSQRYDVPISVSKDLASEPVTGTFEREQPVQQVLRALAATLGASVQQDDDGHYQLVPTS is encoded by the coding sequence ATGGAGGACATTTTCGATACTCTTCTTTTTGGCAACCCCACGGAAGATGAGCGCACCGTGCTCCGTGAGCGGTTTGAGGAGGAGCCCGCTCTTGCGGAGGCCTGGGCCCACTGGCGGGCTGCGCGCCGTCGCGTCCGGGAGCGGCTTCGGGACCAGCTCTCTGATCGTCGGCTCCTCGTGCTCTATGTGCTGGAGCAGGAGGGCGATGAAGAGGTGCTCACCCCGTCGGAGCAGGAGGCCCTTGCTGAGGCTCGGGACGATATTGCCCGGGCCATCGACATCATTCCTGCGCTCGAACGGGTCGTCGAACGCATCCGAGAGGAACGCACCGACTTCAACGAACTCTGGGAGACCCACGCGGACGATCTGGTTGAAGGAGAGGCGGCGTCAGGCGGAGGGGCGCAGGACGGTCGAGCACCACAGCGGAATGAGCGCGCGCCTCGCCCGCCTCAGTCGCAGCAGGGGACATCCGTTCAGCGGTGGGCACGTCGCCTCGCGGGCGCGGCCACCGTCGTTGCCCTTGCCGTGATGGCGGTCTTCTTCTGGCCGCAGGAACCAGAAGAGGCGATGAATACGGTGACGGTGGCCGACGGAACGGTGCGCACCGTGGCTTTGGAGGATGGATCCACAGTGCGTCTAGTCGGGCCCGCCACGCTGCACCACCCCGCCCAGCCGTCTCAGACGACGCGGCGTGTTACCCTCGACCGCGGACGGGCCTTCTTCGACGTGCAGCAAACGACGACCTCGTTCGTAGTGAACACCCCTACGGCGACGGCGACGGTGCTCGGTACGCAGTTTGGCGTCACCACCGCGGCCGACACGACGGAAGTGGTCCTCGCCGAGGGCTCGGTTCGGGTCGGAGCCGCAGCGTCGAGTGGAGAATCCGTTGTTCTACAACCGGGACAGAAGAGTTGGGTCGCGATAGGAGAAGCGCCCGCCTCGCCCTCCTCCGTGGATTTGACGACTGCGCTGGAGTGGACCGGGCTCTTTGTCTTCCGGTCGGTGCCGATGGAGACCGTTGCCCAACGGCTCAGTCAACGCTACGACGTGCCCATCTCCGTTTCGAAGGACCTGGCCAGCGAACCGGTCACCGGTACCTTTGAACGCGAGCAGCCCGTGCAGCAGGTGCTTCGTGCCCTCGCGGCCACATTGGGGGCGAGCGTGCAGCAAGACGACGACGGGCACTACCAACTGGTGCCGACTTCGTAA
- a CDS encoding SCO family protein has translation MMKTLRPLLGIGLILAMGTFAYTMIFDNQTYDVQGRVAGFKNDTTLFVEHERIPGYMPPMTMPLPVRDAGLLNGLDMGDAIQFRLRVSEERAEIVELWAIADSLVAQDPAQNSSMQAPTRGPTASTVSEGDRVPADLTLMSQAGDSLRIGDCRGDILVLTFIYTRCPIPNYCPRMSKHFATLQPKLRAEYGERVQLLSISFDPAHDTPAVLQDYASRYTDRLDTWTFATGDSSQVRRATSLFGVYTSQGDGEITHNLVTAVVGSDGTVERLFRGNEWTPTDVMQAVAAAE, from the coding sequence ATGATGAAGACACTACGCCCCCTTCTGGGGATCGGCCTCATCCTAGCGATGGGGACGTTCGCCTACACGATGATTTTCGACAATCAAACCTACGACGTACAGGGGCGCGTCGCCGGATTCAAGAACGACACGACGCTCTTCGTCGAGCACGAGCGAATTCCCGGCTACATGCCCCCGATGACGATGCCGTTGCCTGTGCGGGATGCTGGCCTGCTGAATGGCCTCGACATGGGAGACGCCATTCAATTTCGGCTGAGGGTCTCTGAAGAACGGGCCGAAATTGTAGAATTGTGGGCGATTGCGGACAGTCTGGTAGCGCAAGACCCCGCCCAAAACAGCTCGATGCAGGCCCCAACGCGCGGCCCTACGGCCTCGACCGTCAGTGAGGGCGACCGCGTACCGGCCGACCTCACCCTGATGAGTCAGGCGGGCGACTCATTGCGGATTGGGGACTGTCGCGGCGACATACTGGTGCTCACGTTCATCTACACGCGGTGCCCCATTCCAAACTACTGCCCTCGCATGTCGAAGCATTTCGCGACCCTCCAGCCGAAGCTCCGAGCGGAATACGGCGAGAGAGTGCAGTTGCTGTCCATCAGCTTCGACCCGGCACACGACACCCCGGCCGTGCTCCAGGACTATGCCTCTCGCTACACGGACCGGCTCGATACCTGGACGTTTGCGACGGGCGATTCGTCGCAGGTGCGCCGGGCGACGAGCCTCTTCGGGGTGTACACCTCGCAGGGTGACGGGGAAATCACCCATAATCTGGTGACAGCCGTGGTCGGCTCCGACGGGACGGTCGAGCGCCTGTTTCGCGGCAACGAGTGGACCCCGACGGACGTGATGCAGGCGGTGGCAGCTGCTGAATAG
- a CDS encoding purine-nucleoside phosphorylase — MYTKSSPEAYDQDLSMAVDMLRERVARAPEMALILGSGLGGLAEAASNTTVVNGGDIPGYPASTVEGHEGRLIFGMLEDTSVVFVQGRVHLYEGYPVQTLTMPVRLVHALGAEQMVVTNSAGGINRTFQPGTLMLITGHLNVAFASPGVGAGVAPWHRANADAEELEGDYYDAAWTDRAERAALDLGVDVRRGVYAWMLGPNYETPAEIRALDRMGADAVGMSTVPEVLQAQMLGMQVVGLSTITNPAAGLAAGELDHDDVLDVGQRVRGDLMTLVRRIVRVAEG; from the coding sequence ATGTATACGAAGTCGAGCCCAGAGGCGTACGACCAGGATCTTTCAATGGCCGTGGACATGCTGCGAGAGCGTGTTGCCCGTGCGCCGGAGATGGCCCTGATCTTGGGATCGGGATTGGGGGGGCTGGCGGAGGCTGCGAGCAATACGACGGTCGTCAATGGGGGAGACATTCCCGGGTATCCAGCGTCAACCGTAGAGGGGCACGAAGGGCGCCTCATCTTTGGAATGCTGGAGGACACGTCGGTGGTCTTTGTGCAGGGGCGCGTGCATTTGTACGAGGGGTATCCGGTCCAGACGCTGACGATGCCGGTTCGTCTCGTCCACGCCCTTGGGGCGGAGCAGATGGTCGTGACCAACTCGGCCGGAGGCATTAATCGGACGTTCCAGCCGGGCACCCTGATGTTGATCACCGGCCACCTCAACGTGGCGTTTGCGAGTCCAGGGGTGGGGGCCGGCGTTGCACCCTGGCATCGGGCGAATGCTGACGCTGAGGAGCTTGAGGGAGACTACTACGACGCGGCCTGGACCGACCGGGCCGAACGGGCGGCGTTGGATTTGGGGGTCGACGTGCGGCGCGGCGTCTACGCCTGGATGCTGGGGCCAAACTACGAGACCCCGGCGGAGATTCGGGCGCTGGACCGAATGGGGGCCGATGCGGTGGGCATGAGCACAGTCCCCGAGGTCTTGCAGGCGCAGATGCTGGGCATGCAGGTCGTGGGCCTCTCGACAATCACCAACCCGGCGGCGGGACTGGCGGCCGGCGAACTCGATCACGACGATGTGCTGGATGTTGGGCAGCGCGTGCGGGGCGATCTGATGACGCTGGTGCGCCGCATCGTGCGGGTGGCGGAGGGGTAA
- a CDS encoding elongation factor G: MTVSSPTDLRNVALVGHQGSGKTALAEAMLYTSGEIGRPGSVNEGTTQSDYHPSEKDRQMSIFTSLLHAEWHGDKINILDTPGYPDFASEVIAAMKVADTALYVMDARSGVEVGTEMAWTYGEQEETPSLFVVNHIDQQASDFRTIVDEIEDRFGRGATVVQIPAGEGTRSLIDVLRMQQLYYPENSSEPEVQPIDEAFAEEANELHETLVEDIAANDEALMETYFEQGKLTEAQMRDGLRAAMLERELFPVFVTSATEVIGVSRLMSFIDNVCPSPADRPVQTENGDTLIADADDETVGFVYRTMAQEHVGEYSYVRAYDGTLESGSDLENAETGATERIGQIYVLNGEDRQNVPRLVAGDLGALVKLDDTNTNDTLRESGSDVVIPPIQFPRPRYTMAVEATETGKEDKLAQGLHQITAEDPSLVYDHDPILNQLTLSGQGELHLQIAKSRLQRRAGVEVTFSTPRVSYREAIKNRATADYRHKKQSGGAGEFADISMLVEPLDGDFHPPDFVDVRDEETVETEWGAEIHFVNAIVGGVIDMNKFFSSIQKGVLDAMQEGPVAGFPVGDIRVCIYDGGMHPVDSNEAAFKRAAYECFRNAFHDASPVLMEPIREVTVTTPDDYTGDVISDLNTRRGRIQGINTQGPLQQIKAEVPEAELHKYSTALRSVTHGRGLHMTRFSHYDVMPDNVQEEVVNDATAEAAA; the protein is encoded by the coding sequence ATGACTGTCTCTTCCCCTACCGACCTCCGCAACGTCGCCCTCGTCGGGCATCAGGGCAGCGGCAAGACGGCCCTGGCCGAGGCTATGCTCTACACCAGCGGCGAAATTGGACGGCCCGGCTCCGTGAACGAAGGCACCACGCAGAGCGACTACCACCCCAGCGAGAAAGATCGGCAGATGTCGATTTTCACCTCGCTGCTGCACGCCGAGTGGCACGGCGACAAGATCAACATCCTCGACACGCCGGGCTATCCGGACTTTGCAAGTGAAGTGATCGCTGCGATGAAGGTTGCGGATACGGCCCTCTACGTGATGGATGCGCGCTCGGGCGTGGAGGTGGGCACCGAGATGGCGTGGACGTACGGCGAGCAGGAGGAGACCCCCTCCCTCTTCGTCGTTAACCACATCGACCAGCAGGCCTCGGACTTCCGCACCATCGTCGACGAAATTGAGGACCGCTTCGGGCGCGGCGCCACGGTCGTTCAGATTCCGGCGGGGGAGGGCACGCGTTCCCTCATCGACGTGCTGCGGATGCAGCAGCTCTACTACCCGGAGAACAGCTCGGAGCCGGAGGTGCAGCCGATTGACGAGGCCTTTGCTGAGGAAGCCAACGAGCTCCACGAGACGCTCGTCGAAGACATCGCCGCCAACGACGAGGCCCTTATGGAGACGTATTTTGAGCAGGGCAAGTTGACGGAGGCGCAGATGCGCGATGGATTGCGGGCCGCCATGCTGGAGCGGGAATTGTTTCCGGTGTTCGTGACGAGCGCGACGGAGGTGATTGGCGTCTCGCGCCTCATGAGCTTCATCGACAATGTGTGCCCCTCTCCTGCCGATCGTCCGGTCCAGACGGAAAACGGCGATACGCTCATAGCCGACGCCGACGACGAGACGGTCGGATTCGTGTACCGTACGATGGCCCAGGAGCACGTGGGCGAGTACTCCTACGTCCGAGCATACGACGGCACGCTCGAATCGGGATCGGACCTGGAAAACGCCGAGACCGGCGCCACCGAACGCATCGGGCAGATCTACGTGCTCAACGGCGAAGATCGGCAGAACGTGCCCCGCCTCGTGGCCGGCGACCTCGGCGCCCTCGTGAAACTGGATGATACCAATACGAACGATACCCTCCGGGAATCGGGCTCAGACGTGGTCATTCCTCCCATTCAGTTCCCGCGTCCCCGTTACACGATGGCCGTGGAGGCTACGGAAACCGGGAAGGAAGACAAACTCGCACAGGGCCTCCACCAGATTACCGCGGAGGACCCGTCGCTCGTCTACGACCACGACCCCATCCTCAACCAGCTCACACTGAGCGGCCAGGGAGAACTCCACCTCCAGATTGCAAAGTCGCGCCTGCAGCGCCGGGCGGGGGTAGAGGTTACATTCAGCACGCCGCGCGTCTCGTACCGCGAAGCCATCAAAAACCGAGCGACGGCGGACTACCGGCACAAGAAGCAGTCGGGCGGCGCCGGCGAGTTTGCGGACATCTCGATGCTGGTGGAGCCGCTAGACGGCGATTTTCATCCCCCCGACTTCGTCGACGTCCGAGACGAGGAAACAGTGGAGACCGAATGGGGCGCCGAGATTCATTTCGTCAACGCGATCGTCGGCGGTGTCATCGACATGAACAAGTTCTTCTCCTCCATCCAAAAGGGTGTCCTCGACGCAATGCAGGAAGGTCCCGTCGCCGGGTTTCCCGTCGGCGACATTCGCGTGTGCATCTACGACGGCGGCATGCACCCGGTGGACTCGAACGAGGCGGCGTTTAAGCGGGCGGCGTACGAGTGCTTTCGCAACGCCTTCCACGACGCGTCGCCGGTCCTGATGGAGCCGATCCGGGAGGTTACGGTCACGACGCCGGACGACTACACGGGCGACGTGATTAGTGACCTCAACACGCGACGCGGGCGCATCCAGGGCATCAACACACAGGGACCGCTGCAACAGATCAAGGCAGAGGTCCCCGAGGCGGAGCTCCATAAATACTCAACGGCCCTCCGCTCGGTCACCCACGGCCGCGGCCTCCATATGACTCGGTTCAGCCACTACGACGTCATGCCGGACAACGTGCAGGAAGAGGTGGTCAATGACGCTACGGCGGAAGCGGCAGCGTGA
- a CDS encoding TonB-dependent receptor — MAAYIIALAVLGGMWGGTGVQAQPQFRLEMDEVPLREALSTVRAQTGLDLVYAERLVASRTSTCTYSGTGRKQALQCVLEGTGLEAQRVRRRQYVLVKAPKREVRGRVALSGYVVDEETGERLPGAHVYLTDLQAGTTTNRDGYFVLSALPSGAYNVRISYLGFETLDTTLTAGRSPARIALAPAPIESDEVLVQAGSTSAEDVSRVPGMTSVDLGRLDRLPSFTEPDLFRALQWTPGIRKTGAVNGGLSVRGADPDQNLYLLDGAPVYHPWHAFSLISTFQTGTLKNTNLYRGAFPVEYGGRLSSVLDAQMKDGSRQKPSATAGFGVLSGRFRIEAPLSESTSFMFSGRRSYIDKLIGRTHPVTDESGRRDTLRTGYYFYDTSAKIAHRFNEKHRLTLSYYHGRDDLDLRLPFDLSLDVDSWLRPTDLFFEVEQNWENRVLSAQHQHLLSEDFFVRSTAYYSGYRAQEASYVQPTTTASLASDYSVQLHDAGLKVDLNYHHSVSHEVSGGIKLSTLQFESTLDSELLRSATIARRRQQESELGAVQISGYLQDVWSPTPEWSVQPGIRASYFSGGQHVRVAPRMSAQYVVHPTWLVLRGSAGMHVQYLHRLRDRHSLAYDLVSSRWVPSSARVQPSTGLQFGFEARTHPWSGLSVELDSYIRSTSDVLVPSDVFQEKDEIEGPGINVGALLGQYTQGEERAVGTELSAVYGRGRWTARLGLGTGRTMVRAPGRVQSGLRWRPSDLDIPFSLRGALGWADASWNATLATEWRSGYPISAPVARYQVGDPVERDPVTYLYRPRLNNDRLSPYFRVDLTLGYSFQFLSADWTATLTLFNVTSRENELSRSYEPTPTGVNVQSQRGLPFLPLLEVEMRI, encoded by the coding sequence GTGGCCGCTTACATCATTGCCCTCGCGGTGCTGGGCGGGATGTGGGGAGGAACGGGGGTGCAGGCGCAACCTCAATTTCGCCTGGAGATGGATGAGGTCCCGCTGCGAGAGGCCCTCAGTACTGTGCGTGCCCAGACCGGGCTTGATCTCGTGTATGCAGAGCGACTTGTGGCAAGCCGCACGTCGACCTGCACCTACTCAGGAACGGGTCGGAAGCAGGCCCTCCAGTGCGTCTTGGAGGGAACGGGACTAGAGGCCCAGCGGGTGCGGCGGCGTCAGTACGTGCTCGTGAAGGCGCCGAAGAGAGAGGTACGGGGCCGCGTTGCTCTTTCCGGCTACGTCGTGGATGAGGAGACGGGCGAACGGCTGCCTGGGGCTCACGTGTATCTCACGGATCTGCAGGCTGGGACCACGACGAATCGGGATGGCTACTTTGTTCTGTCCGCTCTTCCCTCCGGCGCGTACAACGTTCGCATCTCGTATCTTGGGTTCGAAACCCTCGATACGACCCTCACAGCGGGACGGTCCCCGGCTCGCATTGCTCTCGCTCCGGCCCCCATCGAGTCCGATGAAGTGCTTGTCCAAGCCGGATCGACGAGCGCAGAGGATGTCTCCCGGGTTCCCGGCATGACGTCCGTCGATCTCGGTCGACTCGATCGGCTGCCCTCGTTTACCGAACCGGACCTGTTCCGGGCGTTGCAGTGGACGCCCGGCATTCGGAAGACAGGCGCCGTGAACGGCGGACTCAGCGTGCGGGGGGCCGATCCGGACCAGAACCTTTATCTGCTCGATGGAGCCCCGGTTTACCATCCGTGGCACGCCTTCAGCCTCATCTCTACGTTTCAAACCGGCACCCTCAAGAACACCAATCTGTACCGGGGGGCGTTTCCGGTGGAATACGGCGGTCGGCTGTCCTCCGTTCTCGACGCCCAGATGAAGGACGGGAGCCGACAAAAGCCGTCCGCCACCGCTGGATTTGGGGTGCTGAGTGGTCGCTTTCGGATCGAGGCCCCTCTGTCCGAAAGCACCTCGTTTATGTTTTCGGGGCGGCGCTCCTACATCGACAAACTCATCGGACGAACGCATCCGGTAACCGACGAGAGTGGGCGTCGTGACACCCTTCGCACTGGGTACTACTTCTACGACACAAGTGCAAAGATTGCTCACCGATTCAACGAAAAGCACCGTCTTACCCTGAGTTACTACCACGGGCGGGACGATCTGGACCTGCGCCTCCCCTTTGATCTCTCGCTAGACGTTGATTCTTGGCTTCGTCCCACGGATCTCTTTTTCGAAGTAGAACAGAACTGGGAGAATCGCGTCTTGAGTGCCCAGCACCAACACCTTCTGAGTGAGGATTTTTTTGTGCGGAGTACGGCCTACTACTCGGGCTATCGGGCCCAGGAGGCCTCGTACGTACAACCGACCACAACAGCGTCTCTCGCGTCCGATTATTCGGTTCAACTCCACGATGCCGGGCTCAAGGTCGACCTCAACTATCATCACTCAGTGAGCCACGAGGTGTCAGGGGGGATAAAGCTGTCGACCCTTCAGTTTGAGAGCACTCTCGATAGCGAGCTCTTGCGGTCGGCAACCATCGCGCGTCGCCGTCAGCAAGAGAGTGAGTTGGGCGCAGTGCAGATCAGTGGGTATCTCCAGGACGTGTGGAGCCCGACGCCCGAGTGGAGCGTGCAGCCCGGCATTCGGGCTAGCTACTTCAGTGGCGGGCAACACGTGCGGGTCGCGCCGCGCATGAGTGCACAGTACGTGGTGCACCCCACTTGGCTTGTGCTTCGGGGAAGTGCGGGCATGCATGTGCAGTATCTACACCGCCTTCGCGATCGCCACTCTCTTGCCTACGATTTGGTATCGAGTCGATGGGTGCCGTCCAGTGCCCGCGTCCAGCCCTCAACGGGCCTCCAGTTTGGGTTTGAGGCCCGGACGCATCCCTGGTCCGGGTTGTCTGTTGAGCTTGATTCGTACATCCGAAGCACGAGCGACGTGCTTGTGCCGTCGGATGTCTTTCAAGAAAAAGATGAGATTGAGGGGCCGGGCATCAATGTCGGGGCCTTGCTCGGCCAGTATACTCAGGGAGAAGAACGGGCGGTCGGGACGGAACTGAGTGCCGTATACGGACGAGGAAGATGGACCGCCCGGCTCGGCCTCGGAACTGGGCGCACGATGGTGCGGGCGCCGGGACGCGTTCAGTCGGGCCTTCGCTGGCGGCCGTCGGACCTCGACATTCCCTTCTCCCTTCGGGGGGCGCTGGGATGGGCCGACGCGTCCTGGAATGCGACCCTCGCGACGGAGTGGCGGAGCGGCTACCCTATTTCCGCGCCGGTGGCCCGCTATCAAGTGGGGGATCCCGTAGAACGTGATCCAGTCACGTATCTCTATCGTCCCCGTCTCAACAATGACCGGCTGTCTCCCTACTTTCGCGTCGATCTAACCCTCGGATACTCGTTTCAGTTTCTCTCTGCCGACTGGACGGCTACGCTCACCCTCTTCAATGTGACGAGTCGAGAAAACGAACTCAGCCGCTCCTACGAACCTACGCCCACGGGGGTGAATGTGCAGTCGCAGCGGGGACTTCCGTTTTTGCCATTGCTGGAGGTGGAGATGCGAATTTAA
- a CDS encoding RecX family transcriptional regulator — protein sequence MDDDVVAGTITAIEAQKTNDNRASVFVDGEFAFGVHQDVVVKHGLRVGQTLTPEEQQKVEHDEQYVQAKQRALDYLAHKPRTETEVRRTLRRDEVPEMVIEDVVDRLYELDYLDDASYAEDYVRNRFASKKYGPDRIRRELVERGIDRHIADDAVHDLFADKDLLSVAREHAEKRWARLADEDDPRRRKQKLYRYLRRRGFTSSTISPLIDELEREAPLS from the coding sequence ATGGATGATGACGTTGTAGCCGGGACCATCACGGCCATCGAGGCTCAGAAGACCAATGACAATCGTGCCTCCGTCTTTGTGGACGGGGAGTTTGCGTTTGGTGTGCATCAAGACGTCGTAGTGAAGCATGGCCTTCGGGTGGGGCAGACCCTTACCCCGGAGGAGCAGCAAAAGGTGGAGCACGATGAGCAGTACGTTCAGGCCAAACAACGAGCGCTCGATTACCTTGCGCACAAGCCACGGACCGAGACGGAGGTGCGCCGGACGCTTCGCCGCGACGAGGTGCCGGAGATGGTGATTGAGGACGTGGTGGACCGTCTGTACGAGCTGGATTATCTCGACGATGCGTCCTACGCCGAAGACTATGTGCGAAATCGATTTGCCAGTAAGAAGTACGGCCCGGACCGCATCCGACGTGAACTCGTGGAACGGGGCATTGACCGGCACATTGCCGATGATGCAGTGCACGATCTTTTTGCCGACAAGGACCTGCTCTCGGTTGCCCGAGAGCACGCAGAGAAGCGTTGGGCGCGCCTGGCGGACGAGGACGACCCGCGGCGGCGCAAGCAGAAGCTGTACCGGTACCTTCGTCGGCGAGGCTTTACGTCGAGCACCATCTCCCCGCTGATTGACGAGTTGGAGCGGGAGGCTCCGTTGTCGTAA